A region from the Fibrobacter sp. genome encodes:
- a CDS encoding PHP domain-containing protein produces MYPESVSCKKKVDLHIHTVHSDGTSTVKEIVEVAYLQGLKAVSITDHDCTDAYPLAQELGGEVGIEVIPGVELSSEVEGTDIHILGYYIDPENPAFSRKLKEMKDARYVRAKKIVANLNKQGIDLRFDTVLSIAGVGAIGRPHIASAMLKEELVYSFREAFDKYIGYGLPAYVEKLKMSPKDVFDLIRNAGGIPVLAHPGVTQVDERIPEFVRDGLMGIEVFHTEHPSCAERHYMRIAKKYNLAFTGGSDFHNNNHNKSELGSPAVPYQAVNSLKEKLGIPVQEV; encoded by the coding sequence ATGTATCCAGAATCGGTATCCTGTAAAAAAAAAGTAGATCTTCATATCCATACTGTTCATTCTGACGGTACAAGCACTGTCAAAGAGATAGTGGAAGTTGCATACCTCCAGGGGTTGAAGGCTGTTTCCATTACGGACCATGACTGCACAGATGCTTACCCGTTAGCGCAGGAACTGGGTGGTGAGGTCGGTATTGAGGTTATTCCCGGAGTTGAGCTGTCAAGTGAAGTCGAAGGAACCGATATCCATATACTTGGTTATTACATAGATCCCGAAAATCCTGCCTTCAGCCGTAAGCTTAAAGAGATGAAAGATGCCCGGTATGTTCGCGCCAAGAAGATTGTGGCCAATCTCAATAAACAGGGCATCGATCTGAGATTTGACACTGTTCTCAGTATTGCTGGAGTGGGTGCGATCGGACGGCCGCACATAGCATCGGCGATGCTCAAGGAGGAACTGGTTTATTCCTTTCGTGAGGCATTTGATAAATATATCGGCTATGGCCTTCCTGCTTATGTTGAAAAGCTCAAGATGAGTCCCAAAGATGTTTTTGATTTGATCAGGAATGCCGGGGGTATTCCTGTGCTGGCGCATCCAGGGGTCACGCAGGTTGATGAACGGATTCCAGAATTTGTGCGTGACGGGTTGATGGGGATCGAGGTTTTTCACACAGAGCATCCCTCCTGCGCTGAACGTCACTACATGCGCATTGCAAAAAAGTACAATCTTGCTTTTACCGGCGGCTCCGATTTTCATAACAACAATCATAATAAATCTGAACTTGGATCACCTGCAGTTCCGTATCAAGCGGTTAATAGTTTGAAAGAGAAACTGGGTATACCGGTTCAAGAGGTATAA
- a CDS encoding NTP transferase domain-containing protein: MTIVPVILAGGIGERFWPLSRSSMPKQMLRLVGNRTMAEETLSRVHSLCSCDSLPLIITSKAIAGKLKKAISQRLKYNLIVEPKGKNTAPAVALAAAWIEKKYGDSVMMVLSADHHIYPVKEFVRASRYAIELAQSVNSLVVFGIRPSRPETGYGYIQLGEQTGSSGAIQGFKVKKFVEKPSAKKACKYLESGKYMWNSGMFVWRTSVILQEFRTHMPEIYKAVQALSKKGFTKAALEKFYDECEKESIDYGILEKSSNVNAVVGQFGWDDIGSWESLCRLHGQDSKGTTVTGKKIFHKENRNSIIVNKSSLSVAAIGASDTVLVVTDDTVLLIDRSRIGDLKRYLAEMKKEGSLPLNLF; encoded by the coding sequence ATGACTATTGTACCTGTTATTCTGGCGGGCGGAATCGGGGAGCGCTTCTGGCCTCTGAGCAGATCATCGATGCCAAAGCAGATGCTTCGGCTTGTGGGGAACAGGACCATGGCTGAGGAGACTCTCTCCAGGGTTCATTCACTCTGTTCCTGTGATTCTTTACCACTGATTATTACAAGCAAGGCAATCGCCGGAAAACTCAAAAAGGCCATCTCACAGAGACTCAAGTACAATCTAATAGTCGAGCCAAAGGGAAAAAACACTGCTCCTGCGGTAGCACTTGCTGCTGCCTGGATTGAGAAAAAGTATGGTGATTCGGTGATGATGGTTCTTTCAGCAGATCATCATATCTACCCTGTAAAGGAATTTGTCCGGGCTTCCAGATATGCAATTGAGTTGGCTCAGAGTGTAAATTCACTTGTGGTTTTCGGTATAAGACCATCGAGACCCGAAACAGGCTATGGTTATATCCAGCTTGGAGAGCAAACCGGCTCATCAGGAGCCATTCAGGGATTCAAGGTTAAGAAATTTGTGGAAAAGCCATCGGCAAAGAAAGCCTGCAAGTACCTGGAATCCGGAAAGTACATGTGGAACAGCGGCATGTTTGTGTGGAGGACATCGGTGATCTTACAGGAGTTCCGTACTCATATGCCAGAGATTTACAAGGCAGTTCAGGCGCTCTCAAAGAAGGGTTTTACAAAGGCAGCACTTGAGAAGTTTTACGATGAGTGTGAGAAGGAATCCATCGATTACGGAATTCTGGAAAAATCTTCAAATGTAAATGCGGTTGTAGGTCAGTTCGGGTGGGATGATATTGGTTCCTGGGAGTCTCTCTGTCGTCTTCATGGGCAGGACAGCAAGGGAACTACGGTTACAGGCAAAAAGATCTTTCACAAGGAAAACCGCAATTCCATAATAGTCAACAAGTCCTCTCTTTCCGTTGCTGCGATCGGTGCAAGCGATACTGTGCTGGTGGTTACGGATGATACTGTGCTTCTCATTGACCG